A region of Moorena producens PAL-8-15-08-1 DNA encodes the following proteins:
- a CDS encoding type II toxin-antitoxin system HicA family toxin has product MPKKIRELKSMLKKAGFSYRSGKGSHTVWSHPLLNYSLTLSGKDGEDANKYQEKAVKNVLIDLDNLQK; this is encoded by the coding sequence ATGCCCAAGAAAATCAGAGAACTAAAATCAATGCTAAAAAAAGCGGGTTTCTCTTATCGTTCAGGTAAAGGCAGTCACACAGTTTGGAGTCATCCTTTATTAAACTATAGTCTGACTCTCTCTGGTAAAGATGGAGAAGACGCTAATAAATATCAAGAAAAAGCTGTTAAAAATGTACTCATAGACTTAGATAATTTACAGAAATAA
- a CDS encoding type II toxin-antitoxin system HicB family antitoxin, with protein MKNHYSILIQWSEPDQTYIASLPEFGPYAHTHGSSYEEALKNAKDVLELLVEDYQARGKELPLLNYSKITV; from the coding sequence ATGAAAAATCACTATAGTATCTTAATTCAATGGTCAGAGCCAGACCAAACTTACATTGCTAGTTTGCCAGAATTTGGTCCCTATGCTCATACTCATGGTAGCAGCTACGAAGAAGCTCTAAAAAATGCTAAAGACGTGTTAGAGCTTTTGGTAGAAGATTACCAAGCTAGAGGGAAAGAGTTACCTTTATTAAATTATTCAAAAATAACCGTTTAA
- a CDS encoding NB-ARC domain-containing protein, which translates to MQSPGRQVNQTRINQAPPLPWYYVERPEVSQRLKQILLSQETARAGTLVVSAIYGLGGIGKSTLAAALAHDKEVQSHFTDGIFWASLGQQPDILSFISTWIQALKDYDLKPINTEAASLQLRTLLSDKKALLVVDDVWHPDHVEPFRVAGGGCRVLVTTREAPVNGAIRYDLNVMTLNQSLELLTGCLQLFSDESTSLPLAASPLNPPILGDFNSIESTSLPLAASPLNPPILGDFNSIESTSLPLAASPLNPPILGDFNSIESTSLPLAASPLNPPILGDFNSSSPQNWGARGAKIAVNNHLTNQELDYAKTLAKTVGYLPLALELAATQVRDGFSWQELLDELQAEIADLEALDRLEAEEEPSDAKRKNYSLVASFNLSLKRLSPERLKKFAWLGVLPENVTISATMATTLWDCTSFQAKKTLIVLRQKALLLPGFSSTPQTSYRLHDLLHDLARNLLQPELGLSITEAHQQLLERYQTKTDLGLWHTLPDDGYIYNYLTWHLEKAQKIDEIHQLLKEETAEGDNGWYWQCDRQGKTANFVKDVSRAWAIAAAKFIENPTQSISLQCRYALITTSFNSLARNIPPELMAALLKNKIWTPAQALAYVRQIKDYKRQAKGLEGISKYLTPSLLPEALDCARGISDEYHRAHALVALAPHLPDVLPEALDCARRIKYEYSRAKALIALAPHLPQVLLHQALDCARRIRYKYDRAKALIALAPHLPQVLPEALDCARRISDEYERALALIGLASHLPDVLPEALDSARRIGHEYYRALALISLAPQLPQVLPKALDCATGISDEYERALALIGLAPHLAETLLLQALEAARGIGDKYDRADALIALAPQLPQVLQEALDCARRIGSEYDRADALIGLAPHLPQVLQEALDCARGIGSEYDRADALIGLAPHLSEVLLHQALDSARGIGYESHRARALIGLAPHLSEVLLHQALDSARGIGYESHRARALVGLAPHLPDVLLQALDSARALEFEYDRADALHRLIQRLTPSSVDFPFWQQTLDGLASLRRRNFLRALPQLAPLIIKFGGIEALRETVAAVDDVSRWWR; encoded by the coding sequence GTGCAGTCGCCTGGGAGGCAGGTTAACCAAACTCGAATAAATCAAGCACCGCCACTACCTTGGTATTATGTCGAACGCCCGGAAGTAAGCCAACGACTAAAACAAATTCTGTTATCCCAAGAAACCGCTAGAGCTGGCACCTTAGTGGTTAGTGCCATCTATGGCTTAGGAGGAATTGGTAAATCCACTTTAGCTGCGGCCTTAGCCCATGACAAAGAGGTTCAATCCCATTTTACCGATGGGATTTTTTGGGCAAGCTTAGGTCAGCAACCAGATATTTTATCGTTTATAAGTACGTGGATACAGGCATTAAAAGATTATGATTTAAAACCGATTAATACTGAGGCCGCTTCTTTACAATTAAGAACGTTATTATCCGATAAAAAAGCGTTGCTAGTAGTGGATGATGTTTGGCATCCTGACCATGTTGAACCCTTTCGAGTAGCAGGGGGTGGCTGTCGGGTTTTAGTAACTACAAGAGAAGCTCCGGTTAACGGTGCGATTCGCTATGATTTAAACGTGATGACTCTAAATCAATCCTTGGAGTTATTAACCGGTTGTTTACAGCTTTTTTCAGATGAATCGACCTCACTCCCTTTAGCTGCAAGCCCCCTAAATCCCCCAATTCTGGGGGACTTTAACTCAATTGAATCGACCTCACTGCCTTTAGCTGCAAGCCCCCTAAATCCCCCAATTCTGGGGGACTTTAACTCAATTGAATCGACCTCACTGCCTTTAGCTGCAAGCCCCCTAAATCCCCCAATTCTGGGGGACTTTAACTCAATTGAATCGACCTCACTGCCTTTAGCTGCAAGCCCCCTAAATCCCCCAATTCTGGGGGACTTTAACTCAAGTTCCCCCCAAAATTGGGGGGCTAGGGGGGCGAAAATTGCTGTAAACAACCACTTAACTAATCAAGAACTCGACTATGCTAAAACCTTAGCCAAAACTGTGGGCTATTTACCCCTAGCCTTAGAATTAGCTGCTACCCAAGTTAGGGATGGATTCTCTTGGCAGGAGTTACTGGATGAGTTACAAGCTGAAATTGCTGATTTAGAAGCCTTGGATCGATTGGAAGCAGAGGAAGAACCAAGTGACGCTAAGCGCAAAAACTATAGTCTAGTGGCTTCGTTTAATCTTAGTTTAAAGCGATTATCCCCCGAGAGATTGAAAAAATTTGCTTGGTTAGGGGTACTGCCGGAGAATGTCACTATTAGTGCAACCATGGCGACCACCTTATGGGACTGTACTTCATTTCAAGCCAAAAAGACGTTAATAGTCTTAAGACAAAAAGCGTTATTACTACCAGGGTTCTCTAGTACACCACAAACTAGCTATCGCCTCCATGACCTGTTACATGATTTAGCCCGTAATCTGCTGCAACCAGAGCTAGGATTATCAATCACCGAAGCCCATCAGCAATTATTAGAACGTTATCAAACTAAGACCGATTTGGGATTATGGCATACCTTGCCCGATGATGGTTACATCTATAACTACTTAACTTGGCACCTGGAAAAAGCCCAAAAGATAGATGAAATTCATCAACTCCTGAAAGAAGAAACTGCAGAAGGAGATAACGGTTGGTATTGGCAGTGTGACAGACAGGGAAAAACTGCTAATTTTGTTAAGGATGTATCGAGAGCTTGGGCAATAGCAGCAGCTAAGTTTATAGAAAATCCTACGCAATCCATTAGTTTACAGTGTCGGTATGCTCTGATTACCACATCCTTCAACAGCTTGGCTAGAAATATTCCTCCAGAGTTAATGGCAGCATTACTGAAGAACAAAATTTGGACGCCAGCCCAGGCACTAGCTTATGTGCGACAGATTAAAGATTATAAACGTCAAGCAAAGGGTTTGGAGGGAATTAGTAAGTATCTTACCCCTTCTTTATTACCGGAAGCTTTAGATTGCGCCAGAGGGATTTCCGATGAATACCACCGAGCCCATGCCTTAGTAGCCTTAGCCCCCCACTTACCCGATGTGTTACCGGAAGCGTTAGATTGCGCCAGACGGATTAAGTATGAATACTCCCGAGCCAAAGCCTTAATCGCCTTAGCCCCCCACTTACCCCAAGTCTTGTTACACCAAGCCTTAGATTGCGCCAGACGGATTCGGTATAAATACGACCGAGCCAAAGCCTTAATCGCCTTAGCCCCCCACTTACCCCAAGTGTTGCCAGAAGCGTTAGATTGCGCCAGACGGATATCGGATGAATACGAGCGAGCATTAGCCTTAATCGGCTTAGCCTCCCACTTACCCGATGTGTTACCGGAAGCTTTAGATTCCGCCAGACGGATTGGGCATGAATACTACCGAGCATTAGCCTTAATCAGCTTAGCCCCCCAGTTACCTCAAGTGTTACCAAAAGCGTTAGATTGCGCCACAGGGATTTCCGATGAATACGAGCGAGCATTAGCCTTAATCGGCTTAGCCCCCCACTTGGCCGAAACGTTGTTACTCCAAGCCTTAGAAGCGGCCAGAGGGATTGGGGATAAATACGACCGAGCCGATGCCTTAATCGCCTTAGCCCCCCAGTTACCCCAAGTGTTACAAGAAGCCTTAGATTGCGCCAGACGGATTGGGTCTGAATACGACCGAGCCGATGCCTTAATCGGCTTAGCACCGCACTTACCCCAAGTGTTACAAGAAGCCTTAGATTGCGCCAGAGGGATTGGGTCTGAATACGACCGAGCCGATGCCTTAATCGGCTTAGCCCCCCACTTATCGGAAGTGTTGTTACACCAAGCCTTAGATTCCGCCAGAGGGATTGGGTATGAATCTCACCGAGCCAGAGCCTTAATCGGCTTAGCCCCCCACTTATCGGAAGTGTTGTTACACCAAGCCTTAGATTCCGCCAGAGGGATTGGGTATGAATCTCACCGAGCCAGAGCCTTAGTCGGCTTGGCCCCCCACTTACCCGATGTGTTACTACAAGCTTTAGATTCCGCCAGAGCCCTTGAGTTTGAATACGACCGAGCCGATGCTTTACACCGCTTGATTCAGAGATTAACTCCTTCGTCGGTTGATTTTCCTTTTTGGCAACAAACTCTTGATGGTTTAGCTAGTCTAAGGCGTCGCAATTTTCTTAGAGCTCTTCCTCAATTAGCTCCTTTAATCATCAAGTTTGGGGGTATTGAAGCCCTAAGAGAAACGGTGGCAGCGGTTGATGATGTTAGCCGATGGTGGAGGTAG
- a CDS encoding ammonium transporter, with protein MSKQKRKRLRCTSAWRLQSWKICLPAIAIIMLLCAEVAVAQNPPFQTTLASLQIAVDTIWVIFTGCLVFFMNAGFGMLEVGLCRQKNAANILTKNLIVFALSTAAYWAVGFAVMFGDGNPVLGFNGLFLSGLDNSPAIGEAYNGVFYSLKDIGIPLNAKFFFQLVFAGTAATIVSGAVAERIKFSAFCLFSVLLVGIIYPIMGHWIWGGGWLGGGWLQGLKVWDFAGSTVVHCVGGGSALVGAYLLGPRKGKYIDGVSYGLPGHNLSLAILGCSILWLGWFGFNPGSSIFNPGTTNLDPNSISHIVLTTNIAACAGGIAAAITTWFDPRDPDSRADPTMIINGVLSGLVAITASCGFVTIGSAITIGLLAGIIVVFSVDFWDRMKIDDPVGAISVHFVGGVWGTLALALFSEGPGDLYSIGNGPVAGLFCGGGIDSIRQLFIQLLGIVAVGLSTVVLSSLAWLFVKRILSSDLRVTEKAEIEGLDFHEHRMTAYTGFLLKADVKQSSLRDQQKHN; from the coding sequence ATGTCTAAACAAAAGCGTAAAAGGTTAAGGTGCACCAGCGCTTGGAGGCTGCAAAGTTGGAAAATTTGCTTGCCCGCGATCGCAATAATCATGCTGTTGTGTGCCGAGGTAGCAGTAGCCCAGAATCCACCTTTTCAGACTACTCTTGCATCTCTCCAAATTGCGGTGGATACTATCTGGGTGATATTCACTGGTTGTTTAGTATTCTTCATGAACGCGGGCTTTGGGATGTTGGAAGTTGGTCTTTGCCGCCAAAAGAACGCTGCCAACATTTTGACTAAAAACCTGATTGTGTTTGCCCTGTCTACAGCCGCTTACTGGGCAGTTGGCTTTGCTGTCATGTTTGGTGATGGGAATCCTGTTTTAGGTTTCAATGGCTTGTTCCTTTCAGGATTAGATAATAGTCCAGCCATAGGAGAAGCCTACAACGGCGTCTTCTATTCACTAAAAGATATTGGTATACCCCTCAACGCCAAATTCTTTTTTCAACTGGTTTTTGCTGGAACTGCTGCGACTATTGTGTCTGGAGCAGTGGCCGAGCGCATCAAATTTTCGGCGTTTTGTCTGTTCAGCGTTCTACTTGTGGGCATCATTTACCCAATCATGGGTCACTGGATTTGGGGAGGAGGCTGGCTAGGAGGAGGCTGGCTACAAGGGCTAAAAGTTTGGGACTTTGCTGGTTCAACCGTAGTTCACTGCGTAGGCGGTGGCTCTGCCTTAGTAGGTGCTTACCTTCTCGGACCACGCAAGGGCAAATATATAGATGGCGTGTCCTATGGGCTGCCCGGACACAATCTCAGCCTGGCGATTCTAGGTTGCTCGATTTTATGGCTGGGCTGGTTTGGTTTTAATCCCGGCTCAAGCATTTTTAATCCCGGAACAACGAATTTAGATCCCAACTCCATTAGCCATATTGTCCTCACGACGAATATAGCAGCTTGTGCAGGGGGTATTGCCGCAGCTATAACTACCTGGTTTGACCCAAGGGATCCTGACAGTAGGGCTGACCCCACTATGATTATTAACGGAGTACTGTCGGGTTTAGTAGCTATTACTGCATCCTGTGGATTCGTTACGATTGGTAGCGCTATCACCATCGGTCTACTGGCAGGAATAATTGTAGTCTTTTCAGTGGACTTCTGGGACAGGATGAAAATTGATGATCCAGTAGGTGCTATTTCTGTCCATTTTGTCGGTGGAGTCTGGGGAACACTGGCTTTAGCTCTTTTCAGTGAAGGACCTGGTGATTTGTATAGTATTGGTAACGGTCCAGTAGCCGGACTATTCTGTGGTGGCGGGATAGATAGTATCCGGCAGCTTTTTATTCAACTACTCGGCATTGTTGCAGTAGGTCTGTCAACGGTTGTCTTGAGCTCCCTGGCTTGGTTATTTGTTAAACGCATACTTTCCTCAGATCTCAGAGTTACAGAAAAAGCAGAAATTGAAGGTCTAGATTTCCACGAACACCGTATGACTGCCTACACTGGCTTTTTGCTTAAAGCAGATGTCAAGCAATCATCCCTGAGAGATCAGCAAAAACATAATTAA